Proteins from a genomic interval of Zingiber officinale cultivar Zhangliang chromosome 2A, Zo_v1.1, whole genome shotgun sequence:
- the LOC122041154 gene encoding OVARIAN TUMOR DOMAIN-containing deubiquitinating enzyme 3-like isoform X3, with protein sequence MCQVHWSLGQDHPIPFPSSPLRYLLVAESFFCFLQSMAKGGRLPSNEVLLEQLRNGTAQFELLPTPVPLSAPDVRFFARIGSSLGGGVSPATKKVERYAVHKITGDGRCMFRALVKGMANYKGLALSLRQEKDDADELRMAVKEIICDNETERRQYEEALIAITVDESLKQYCQRIGRSDFWGGESELLVLSKLCRQPIIVYIPEHEIIQITQLEGYNITRPPLLSVDDFPCWKRRMKVYLKTDINQWFTI encoded by the exons ATGTGTCAGGTCCATTGGAGTTTGGGTCAGGATCATCCGATTCCCTTCCCGTCTTCCCCGCTCCGCTACCTCCTCGTCGCAGAATCCTTTTTCTGCTTCCTTCAGTCGATGGCGAAAGGCGGCAGGCTTCCTTCGAATG AAGTCCTCCTTGAGCAGCTGAGAAATGGAACTGCTCAGTTCGAGCTCCTCCCGACGCCGGTTCCCCTGTCTGCTCCCGACGTTCGATTTTTTGCTAGGATCGGTTCCTCCTT GGGAGGGGGTGTCTCGCCGGCGACAAAGAAAGTAGAGCGCTACGCAGTTCACAAAATCACAGGCGACGGTCGGTGCATGTTCCGTGCTCTG GTAAAGGGAATGGCAAATTACAAAGGACTGGCACTTAGCTTAAGACAAGAAAAGGATGATGCAG ACGAGTTGCGTATGGCAGTCAAAGAGATAATATGTGACAATGAAACTGAACGACGCCAGTATGAAGAAGCACTTATAGCAATCACTGTGGATGAATCATTGAAACA ATACTGTCAACGTATTGGACGATCTGATTTTTGGGGAGGAGAGTCAGAGCTGTTG GTATTGTCCAAACTGTGCCGGCAACCCATCATTGTTTACATACCTGAGCATGAA ataatTCAAATAACCCAACTTGAAGGGTACAACATTACTCGCCCTCCACTCTTAAGCGTTGATGATTTCCCCTGTTGGAAGAGAAGAATGAAGGTATACCTGAAAACGGATATCAATCAATGGTTCACCATCTAA
- the LOC122041154 gene encoding OVARIAN TUMOR DOMAIN-containing deubiquitinating enzyme 3-like isoform X2 yields the protein MCQVHWSLGQDHPIPFPSSPLRYLLVAESFFCFLQSMAKGGRLPSNEVLLEQLRNGTAQFELLPTPVPLSAPDVRFFARIGSSLGGGVSPATKKVERYAVHKITGDGRCMFRALVKGMANYKGLALSLRQEKDDADELRMAVKEIICDNETERRQYEEALIAITVDESLKQYCQRIGRSDFWGGESELLVLSKLCRQPIIVYIPEHEDGETASQLYTRIKDILNDLHMIEHQLENCDIISIHMEDGAVDLFL from the exons ATGTGTCAGGTCCATTGGAGTTTGGGTCAGGATCATCCGATTCCCTTCCCGTCTTCCCCGCTCCGCTACCTCCTCGTCGCAGAATCCTTTTTCTGCTTCCTTCAGTCGATGGCGAAAGGCGGCAGGCTTCCTTCGAATG AAGTCCTCCTTGAGCAGCTGAGAAATGGAACTGCTCAGTTCGAGCTCCTCCCGACGCCGGTTCCCCTGTCTGCTCCCGACGTTCGATTTTTTGCTAGGATCGGTTCCTCCTT GGGAGGGGGTGTCTCGCCGGCGACAAAGAAAGTAGAGCGCTACGCAGTTCACAAAATCACAGGCGACGGTCGGTGCATGTTCCGTGCTCTG GTAAAGGGAATGGCAAATTACAAAGGACTGGCACTTAGCTTAAGACAAGAAAAGGATGATGCAG ACGAGTTGCGTATGGCAGTCAAAGAGATAATATGTGACAATGAAACTGAACGACGCCAGTATGAAGAAGCACTTATAGCAATCACTGTGGATGAATCATTGAAACA ATACTGTCAACGTATTGGACGATCTGATTTTTGGGGAGGAGAGTCAGAGCTGTTG GTATTGTCCAAACTGTGCCGGCAACCCATCATTGTTTACATACCTGAGCATGAA gaCGGAGAAACCGCAAGCCAACTATacacgaggatcaaggacatcctcaacgaccTACATATGATCGAACATCAACTCGAAAACTGCGACATTATCag